In Immundisolibacter sp., the following proteins share a genomic window:
- a CDS encoding DUF4845 domain-containing protein produces MQKKLPAGRQGGWSFFSLAIALAVAALFFMVGLAMYPGYYEAFAVRKAVNSLAEDSTIGQMGKPAIWSLLEKRFDMSGLYNPTPTKNDLKIDYDKKTGKKRIVVEYDYKAPVFYNIGVTMHFRHELQVEGTVSGSD; encoded by the coding sequence ATGCAAAAAAAACTGCCCGCTGGCCGTCAAGGCGGCTGGTCCTTTTTCTCGCTCGCCATCGCCCTTGCCGTGGCAGCGCTTTTTTTCATGGTCGGCCTGGCCATGTATCCGGGGTATTACGAAGCCTTCGCCGTGCGCAAGGCGGTCAACTCGCTGGCCGAGGACAGCACCATCGGCCAGATGGGCAAGCCGGCGATATGGAGTCTGCTCGAAAAACGCTTCGACATGAGCGGTCTTTACAACCCCACGCCGACCAAGAACGACCTGAAGATCGATTACGACAAAAAGACCGGCAAGAAGCGCATCGTCGTCGAGTACGACTACAAGGCGCCGGTGTTCTACAACATCGGCGTGACGATGCATTTCCGGCATGAGCTGCAGGTCGAAGGCACGGTGAGCGGAAGCGATTGA
- a CDS encoding TlpA disulfide reductase family protein has protein sequence MRCLIACLLVLAMTPATRAGTDRLPDDLSFTVVDGRQLAATALRGRPLLIVFWASTCAPCIAEMPELSALYKELHPKGLELIALAMPYDPPNRVMAAREVLELPFPVAIDITATVVRRLGVPPQTPQFRLVDASGQIVAVHNGVWPIDDLKAALLPLLADS, from the coding sequence ATGCGCTGCCTGATTGCCTGCCTGCTTGTCCTGGCCATGACCCCGGCAACCCGCGCCGGCACCGATCGCCTGCCCGACGACCTGAGCTTTACGGTGGTCGATGGTCGCCAGCTGGCCGCCACGGCGCTGCGCGGCCGGCCCCTGCTGATCGTGTTCTGGGCCAGTACCTGCGCGCCTTGCATCGCCGAGATGCCCGAGCTGTCCGCGCTGTACAAGGAACTGCACCCGAAGGGTCTGGAACTGATCGCGCTGGCCATGCCCTACGACCCACCCAACCGCGTGATGGCCGCCCGCGAGGTGCTGGAGCTGCCGTTCCCGGTGGCCATCGACATCACCGCTACCGTGGTGCGCAGGCTTGGCGTGCCACCGCAGACGCCGCAATTTCGGCTGGTGGATGCCAGCGGACAAATCGTGGCCGTACACAACGGCGTGTGGCCAATCGATGATCTGAAGGCGGCGCTTTTGCCGCTGCTGGCCGACAGCTGA
- the rnc gene encoding ribonuclease III, with amino-acid sequence MTDPLDLLQLRLGHRFADPGLLRRALTHRSARRQHNERLEFLGDALLGFVIAEALTQRFPQATEGELTRLRARMVSGEALAVAANELRLGEFLELGAGERKTGGHRRASILADAFEALVCAIYLDAGIEVCRERVLHLLGPALAQLQPGETLKDPKTRLQEWLQSRALERPQYHLVSEQEQAGVWQFEVECRVPPLPDPVRGAGGTRRAAEQAAAAAALERLQTHD; translated from the coding sequence TTGACGGACCCGCTGGACCTGTTGCAGCTGCGCCTGGGCCATCGCTTCGCCGACCCGGGCCTGCTGCGCCGCGCCCTGACCCACCGCAGTGCGCGGCGCCAGCACAACGAGCGCCTGGAGTTCCTGGGTGATGCCCTGCTTGGATTCGTGATCGCCGAGGCGCTGACGCAGCGTTTTCCCCAGGCCACCGAGGGCGAGCTCACGCGCCTGCGCGCGCGCATGGTCAGCGGCGAGGCGCTTGCCGTGGCCGCCAACGAACTGCGGCTGGGCGAATTCCTGGAACTGGGTGCCGGCGAGCGCAAGACCGGCGGCCATCGCCGGGCATCCATCCTGGCCGACGCCTTCGAGGCCCTGGTCTGCGCCATTTACCTGGACGCCGGCATCGAGGTCTGTCGCGAGCGGGTGCTGCACCTGCTGGGCCCGGCGCTGGCGCAGCTGCAACCGGGCGAGACACTCAAGGATCCGAAAACCCGCCTGCAGGAATGGCTGCAAAGCCGCGCCCTGGAGCGACCGCAGTACCATCTGGTCAGCGAACAGGAACAGGCCGGCGTGTGGCAGTTCGAGGTCGAATGCCGGGTGCCGCCGCTGCCGGACCCCGTCCGCGGCGCCGGCGGCACCCGCCGCGCCGCCGAACAGGCCGCCGCCGCCGCCGCACTGGAACGACTGCAAACTCATGACTGA
- a CDS encoding cation:proton antiporter family protein produces MTTAHTVFNETAALLVLGATLGFVGQWLRQPLIVAFIVAGIVAGPDVLGVVSSAVHVQVLGELGVAVLLFLVGLKLDPGLLRTLGPVALVTGSAQVLLTALAGAGVSLALGMPARTAAIIGLALTFSSTIIVIKLLWDKGEVDSLHGRLALGLLIAQDLLVVVLMGLLAGLRGESQGGLWQALIGGLVLLATVLLFTRYLAQGLLARMARSPELLVTFAVAWAALLAGLADALGLGKELGGLLAGVSLASTPFREALASRLASVRDFLLLFFFVSLGASLDFGALHGSLVPALVLSAFVLIGKPLIVLPILGLAGYGRRTAFMASLTLAQISEFSLILLALATQAGLADPATQALVTLVGLVSIGASTYLVTYSGAIYAFVEPLLARVIGDQARRQAPSEAPPAADVILFGLGRYGTAIADGLRSRGLSVLGVDFDPEMVARWRARGLPAYYGDAADPDFGKSLPLSGAQWVVCAIPVHGGSLTHDDPRLALVDALRNSGYRQKIAVAIQAQDDLPGLRGRDVDLVLLPMADAAAEAVDLITGAPLVAPRRWS; encoded by the coding sequence ATGACCACCGCCCACACCGTTTTCAACGAGACCGCCGCCTTGCTGGTGCTTGGCGCCACGCTGGGCTTTGTCGGCCAGTGGCTGCGCCAGCCGCTGATCGTGGCCTTCATCGTGGCCGGCATCGTGGCCGGGCCGGACGTGCTGGGCGTGGTGTCGAGCGCCGTGCATGTGCAGGTGCTGGGCGAACTCGGCGTGGCCGTATTGCTGTTTCTGGTGGGCCTGAAGCTCGACCCGGGCCTGCTGCGCACGCTCGGCCCGGTGGCGCTGGTCACCGGCAGCGCGCAGGTGCTGCTGACCGCGCTGGCCGGCGCTGGCGTGTCGTTGGCGCTGGGCATGCCGGCGCGCACGGCCGCCATCATCGGCCTGGCGCTGACGTTCTCCAGCACCATCATTGTCATCAAGCTGCTGTGGGACAAGGGCGAGGTGGACTCGCTGCATGGCCGGCTGGCGCTGGGCCTGCTGATCGCGCAGGACCTGCTGGTGGTGGTGCTGATGGGGCTGCTGGCGGGGCTGCGCGGCGAATCACAAGGCGGCCTGTGGCAGGCACTGATCGGTGGGCTGGTGCTGCTGGCGACGGTGCTGCTGTTCACCCGCTATCTCGCGCAGGGGCTGCTGGCGCGCATGGCGCGCTCACCCGAGTTGCTGGTGACCTTTGCCGTCGCCTGGGCGGCGTTGCTGGCCGGGCTGGCGGATGCCCTGGGCCTTGGCAAGGAGCTGGGCGGGCTGCTGGCCGGCGTGTCGCTGGCCTCGACGCCCTTTCGGGAGGCCCTGGCCTCGCGCCTGGCCAGCGTGCGCGATTTCCTGCTGCTGTTTTTCTTCGTCAGCCTGGGCGCCAGCCTCGATTTCGGCGCCCTGCATGGCAGTCTGGTGCCGGCGCTCGTGTTGTCGGCATTCGTGCTGATCGGCAAGCCGCTGATCGTGCTGCCGATCCTTGGCCTGGCCGGCTACGGACGACGCACGGCGTTCATGGCCAGCCTGACGCTGGCCCAGATCAGCGAGTTCTCGCTGATCTTGCTGGCCCTGGCCACGCAGGCCGGGCTGGCGGACCCGGCCACGCAGGCGCTGGTGACGCTGGTGGGACTGGTCAGCATCGGTGCCAGCACCTACCTGGTTACTTACTCGGGCGCCATCTATGCCTTCGTGGAACCACTGCTGGCGCGCGTCATCGGCGACCAGGCGCGCCGTCAGGCGCCCAGTGAGGCGCCGCCGGCAGCCGACGTCATCCTGTTCGGCCTGGGCCGTTATGGCACCGCCATTGCAGACGGGCTGCGCAGCCGCGGCCTGAGCGTGCTGGGTGTGGATTTCGATCCGGAAATGGTTGCCCGCTGGCGGGCGCGCGGCCTGCCGGCCTATTACGGCGATGCAGCGGACCCGGATTTTGGAAAATCCCTGCCCCTGAGCGGCGCGCAGTGGGTGGTCTGCGCCATCCCGGTGCACGGCGGCAGCCTGACGCACGACGATCCGCGCCTGGCGCTGGTCGATGCCCTGCGCAACAGCGGCTACCGGCAGAAAATCGCGGTCGCCATCCAGGCGCAGGACGACCTGCCGGGGCTGCGCGGCCGCGACGTCGACCTGGTGCTGCTGCCGATGGCGGACGCCGCCGCCGAGGCGGTCGACCTGATCACCGGTGCGCCGCTGGTGGCGCCCAGGCGGTGGAGCTGA
- the recO gene encoding DNA repair protein RecO produces the protein MVPEQAGSRAPVLLAPAYVLHRRPYRDSSLLLECFSREHGRVGLVARGGRGRLAGVLQPFAPLLLSWTGAGDLKTLTQAEPDGYVDPLQGAALAAAFYLNELLLRACARLDAHPAVYAAYRRALETLTGGVADEPVLRRFERDLLAELGYGLQLEHDVDGAAIEPTARYHYQAERGATRTPDGDLPGAALLALRDDTLGEPAHLPACKRLLRAQLAWHFGDKPLKSRELFRALAGQTPRPEMP, from the coding sequence ATGGTTCCAGAACAAGCGGGCAGCCGCGCGCCGGTGTTGCTGGCGCCGGCCTACGTGCTGCACCGCCGGCCCTACCGTGACAGCAGCCTGCTGCTCGAATGCTTCAGCCGCGAGCACGGCCGCGTCGGCCTGGTGGCGCGCGGCGGGCGCGGGCGCCTGGCCGGCGTGCTGCAACCGTTCGCCCCGCTGCTGCTGTCCTGGACCGGCGCTGGAGACCTCAAGACCCTGACCCAGGCCGAGCCGGATGGTTATGTCGATCCGCTGCAGGGCGCCGCGCTGGCGGCGGCGTTTTACCTGAACGAGCTGCTGCTGCGGGCCTGTGCGCGGCTGGATGCGCACCCGGCCGTGTACGCGGCCTACCGGCGCGCGCTCGAAACCCTGACCGGCGGGGTGGCTGACGAGCCGGTGCTGCGCCGCTTCGAGCGCGACCTGCTGGCCGAGCTCGGCTACGGGCTGCAGCTGGAGCACGATGTCGACGGCGCCGCCATCGAGCCGACCGCCCGCTACCACTACCAGGCCGAACGTGGCGCCACTCGGACGCCCGACGGCGACTTGCCCGGCGCCGCACTGCTGGCCCTGCGCGACGACACCCTGGGCGAGCCGGCGCACCTGCCGGCCTGCAAACGCCTGCTGCGGGCGCAGCTCGCCTGGCACTTCGGCGACAAGCCACTGAAAAGCCGCGAGCTGTTCCGCGCCCTCGCCGGCCAGACGCCGCGTCCGGAAATGCCCTGA
- the pdxJ gene encoding pyridoxine 5'-phosphate synthase codes for MNDHAPSRPPLLGVNIDHVATLRQARRTVYPDPVLAAFEALAGGADFITLHLREDRRHIQDADVTALRERLPCRLNLEMAVTDEMIGIAGRLKPSDCCLVPERREELTTEGGLEVAGQEPRIADAVARLSAAGVQVSLFIDPEPRQLAAARRCGAPLVELHTGRYADAASAAERAAELARIRQAVDEGRRLGLTVNAGHGLNLDNVAAIAALPGIAELNIGHALVARAVFVGLRAAVAEMQQAIAQASR; via the coding sequence ATGAACGATCACGCCCCATCCCGCCCGCCGCTGCTGGGCGTCAACATCGATCACGTCGCCACGCTGCGCCAAGCCCGCCGCACCGTGTATCCGGACCCGGTGCTGGCCGCCTTCGAGGCGCTGGCCGGCGGCGCCGACTTCATCACCCTGCATTTGCGCGAGGACCGGCGGCACATCCAGGACGCCGACGTGACGGCGCTTCGCGAGCGCCTGCCGTGCCGGCTGAACCTGGAGATGGCCGTCACCGACGAGATGATCGGCATTGCCGGTCGCCTCAAACCCTCCGACTGCTGCCTGGTGCCGGAGCGGCGTGAGGAGCTGACCACCGAGGGCGGGCTCGAAGTCGCCGGCCAGGAGCCCCGCATCGCCGATGCCGTGGCGCGTCTGTCGGCGGCCGGCGTACAGGTGTCGCTGTTCATCGACCCCGAGCCGCGGCAACTGGCCGCCGCCCGCCGCTGCGGCGCGCCGCTGGTGGAACTGCATACCGGCCGTTATGCGGATGCCGCATCCGCAGCCGAGCGCGCAGCCGAACTTGCGCGCATCCGTCAGGCGGTGGACGAGGGGCGGCGCCTGGGTCTCACCGTCAACGCCGGCCATGGCCTGAACCTGGACAACGTCGCCGCCATCGCCGCCCTGCCCGGCATTGCCGAGCTGAACATCGGCCATGCGCTGGTGGCGCGGGCCGTGTTCGTCGGCCTGCGCGCGGCGGTGGCGGAAATGCAACAGGCCATCGCGCAGGCGTCGCGGTGA
- the era gene encoding GTPase Era, with product MTDTTPVEHSGYVAIVGRPNVGKSTLINRLVGQKLAITSPKPQTTRHRLLGIRTEGGVQAVFVDTPGIHPGQGRALNRYLNRTATGALEGVDLALMVVQGTHWTADDQRVLELVKASGRPAVAVVNKIDLVPNKAALFPQLEQLGAQGCFTEIVPVSARKGTNVERLMQIVGRLLPAGGELFPEDQVTDRSLSFMAAELVREKLMRHLHQELPYVCTVGIESFDEQPGRTEISAIIWVERPSHKGIVIGKGGAMLKQIGSEARADLEKLLETHVFLQLVVREKSGWTDDDVALRTLGYQSE from the coding sequence ATGACTGACACCACACCCGTCGAACACTCCGGCTACGTTGCCATCGTCGGTCGCCCCAACGTCGGCAAGTCCACGCTGATCAACCGCCTGGTGGGGCAGAAGCTGGCCATCACCTCACCCAAGCCGCAGACCACGCGTCACCGCCTGCTGGGCATTCGCACCGAGGGCGGCGTGCAGGCCGTGTTCGTCGACACGCCGGGCATCCACCCCGGCCAGGGCCGGGCGCTGAACCGGTATCTGAACCGCACCGCCACCGGTGCCCTCGAAGGCGTGGACCTGGCGCTGATGGTGGTGCAGGGCACGCACTGGACCGCCGACGACCAGCGGGTACTGGAACTGGTCAAGGCCAGCGGCCGGCCGGCGGTGGCGGTGGTCAACAAGATCGACCTGGTCCCGAACAAGGCGGCGCTGTTTCCGCAGCTCGAACAGCTCGGCGCACAGGGCTGCTTTACCGAAATCGTGCCGGTGTCGGCCCGCAAGGGCACCAACGTCGAGCGGCTGATGCAGATCGTCGGTCGCCTGCTGCCGGCCGGCGGGGAGCTGTTTCCGGAAGATCAGGTCACCGACCGCAGCCTGTCGTTCATGGCCGCCGAACTGGTGCGCGAGAAGCTCATGCGCCATCTGCACCAGGAGCTGCCCTACGTGTGTACGGTCGGCATCGAGAGCTTCGACGAGCAACCGGGGCGCACCGAAATCAGCGCCATCATCTGGGTCGAGCGGCCCAGCCACAAGGGCATCGTCATCGGCAAGGGCGGCGCCATGCTCAAGCAGATCGGCAGCGAGGCGCGGGCGGACCTGGAGAAACTGCTCGAAACGCACGTCTTTCTGCAGCTGGTCGTGCGCGAGAAAAGCGGCTGGACCGATGACGATGTGGCCCTGCGCACGCTCGGCTACCAGAGCGAGTAG
- the acpS gene encoding holo-ACP synthase, translating to MIAGIGVDIVAVARIARILDQHGDHFARRLLADSEWQDYLASPARAPFMAKRFAAKEAFGKALGTGIADGVTLPQIAVAHDAAGRPLLELSGATAAHCARRGIVAWHLSLADERDHAVAMVVLECP from the coding sequence GTGATCGCCGGCATCGGTGTCGACATCGTCGCGGTGGCGCGCATCGCGCGCATCCTGGACCAGCATGGCGATCATTTCGCCCGTCGCCTGCTGGCCGACAGCGAGTGGCAGGACTACCTCGCCAGCCCCGCCCGCGCACCGTTCATGGCCAAGCGCTTCGCCGCCAAGGAGGCCTTCGGCAAGGCGCTGGGTACCGGCATCGCCGACGGCGTAACGCTGCCCCAGATCGCCGTGGCGCACGACGCCGCCGGCCGGCCGCTGCTCGAACTGTCCGGCGCCACGGCCGCGCACTGCGCCCGCCGCGGCATCGTCGCCTGGCACCTGAGCCTGGCCGACGAGCGGGACCACGCGGTGGCGATGGTGGTGCTGGAGTGCCCCTGA
- the hemJ gene encoding protoporphyrinogen oxidase HemJ — translation MLWIKSLHVIAMVAWFAGLFYLPRLFVYHVDCADEAGRRRFQIMERRLYRAIMTPAAVVTVLAGLALLVDYAWAAYGKAGWLHAKLTLVALLVVYHWLCGRYLAALRDGRNTHSARFFRIFNELPTLILVAVVCLTIVKPF, via the coding sequence ATGCTGTGGATCAAATCGCTGCACGTGATCGCGATGGTGGCCTGGTTCGCCGGGCTGTTCTACCTGCCGCGGCTGTTCGTGTACCACGTCGACTGCGCGGACGAGGCCGGCCGCCGGCGCTTCCAGATCATGGAACGGCGCCTGTACCGGGCCATCATGACGCCGGCTGCGGTGGTCACCGTGCTGGCCGGGCTGGCGCTGCTGGTGGACTACGCCTGGGCGGCCTACGGCAAGGCCGGCTGGCTGCATGCCAAGCTGACGCTGGTGGCCCTGCTGGTGGTCTACCACTGGCTGTGTGGCCGCTATCTGGCGGCCCTGCGCGATGGGCGCAACACGCACAGCGCGCGCTTTTTCCGCATCTTCAACGAGCTGCCGACGCTGATTCTGGTGGCCGTGGTCTGTCTGACGATCGTCAAGCCGTTCTGA